In Helicobacter mastomyrinus, the sequence CAAGCGGGGCAAGCTCAATAGAACCATAAAGTTTTAGAGATTCAATAGAAACGGCTTTATTAGCAAAATATTTGCGTGTAATATGAGGCATTTTTGTAGCAATTTTAAGCTGTGGCTTTTGATAATCAAGGCTTTTCCCCACAGGAGAGCCTACTACCACCTTACACTTTCCAATACCAAGATTCAAAAGCCGCACGACATTCACTTGCTGCTCCTCAATCACATCTAGCCCTACAATCCCCACATCTGCGGCTTGATGCACCACATAAGTAGGCACATCTTGGCTACGCACAAGCATAAAAGTAAAGTCA encodes:
- the hisG gene encoding ATP phosphoribosyltransferase yields the protein MIKIALPKGRIAKESLALFEQLYGGGFVFDDRRLILERDDFTFMLVRSQDVPTYVVHQAADVGIVGLDVIEEQQVNVVRLLNLGIGKCKVVVGSPVGKSLDYQKPQLKIATKMPHITRKYFANKAVSIESLKLYGSIELAPLVGLSDAIVDIVETGSTMAQNNLKIDEVIMESNAYLVANKNSFYEKKEQILSLYKQLKKCIKATQ